Part of the Cryptosporangium arvum DSM 44712 genome, CGGGAGAACTGGGCGTCGGGGTGGCGTCGTGCGTGCTCGCCGTAGGCCGGGCCGTGCCGTGGGGCAAAGCCGGTGTCGGGGTGGTGGTCACCCAGTCGCAGCCCCGCCGGGGGTACGGCCCGCACGCGCTGGCCGGCCTGGAGGCCGGGGTGCCGGTCGGCCGGGTGCTTCCCACACTGCTCTCCCGCGACGCCGGGGCCGCCGGGCGCCAGGTCGCGATCCTCGCCGCCGACGGGTCGGTCGCAGTGCACACCGGCGAGGAATGCCTCGCCGCCAGCGGCGACCGCTACGGCGACGGCTGGAGCGTCCAGGGGAACCTGCTCCGCTCGCCCGACGTCCTGGACGCGATGGTCGACGCTTACCTGCGCAATCCGCTGCCGCTGGCCGAGCGGCTGCTCGTCACGCTGGAGGCCGGCGAGGCGGCCGGCGGGGATCTGCGCGGACGCCAGTCGGCGTCGCTGCTCGTCGTCGGCGGCAAGCGGTTGGCCGAGCCGTGGGACGGCGTGGCGGTGGATCTGCGGGTCGACCACGCCCGGGATCCACTCGCCCAGCTCCGGCAGCTGCTGTCGCTCCAGCGGGGCTACGAGGGTGGTGACAGCGCCGCGCTGGCCGATCTGGCCCCCGACAGCACGAAGGCGATGCACGCCGCGCTGGAGGCCGCCCGGCGGGGCGACCTGGAGGGCGCGCGGGCGGCGGTGGCGGAGCTGCGGCGCAACCCGCAGTGGGAGGAGTGGTTGCGCTCGGGCGCGGTAGCCGGACGTTTCCCTCATCTCACCCAGTTGCTCGACTGAGGTTTCGTGGGGCGGGAAGATTGTCACCTGACCCACGTCGGCCCGGGGAGATCTTATGCGGCACTTCGGCAGTCTGGTGCTCGCGCTCGTTCTCGCCCCGGTGGTGTGGGTGGCGATCGCGTTCGGCACGAATCGTCTGGCCCGGTCGGTGCTCGCCTTATCCGGCTCGTCGGATACCGACAAATATCTGGGTATCGGGCTGCTCCTGGTGGCGGCCATCGCGCTCGGCGTACTGCTCGTGCCCCGGATCTCGCCGGTGGGGCCGGTGATCGCGGGGGCCGGGTTCCTGGCGGTCTCCGCGCTCGGCCTGTCGTCCGGTTCACCGGTGTACGACCTCGGCAAAGACGTGCTGAGCACGGCGGACCAGCAGACGCTGGTGTCGCCGATCCCCACCGGCTACCTGTGGCTGGCCGGTTTCCTGCTGCTCGTGCCGCTCGTCGTTCCGGCGCGGTGGCGCAAGCAACGCGGAGCGGAACCGGCCGCGGCACCGGCCGCCGGCCCGTACGGCCCCGGAGGGCCGCAAGGGCCCGGCGGGCCCGGCGGCACCGCCCCCGGCTCGGGCGCTCCCACCGCTTACAACCCCACTTCGGGCGCCCCGGGAACCTACGGCTCCGGCCCGGGCGGGCCCAATCCGTACGAGCCCAATCCCTACGAACCCAAGCCGTACGAACCCAGCCCCTACGGCTCGGGCCCGCCGAGCCCCGGCCCGTACGAGCCCGGGAACTCCCCGACGCTCGTCGGCTCCCCGCCCGGCAGCCCGGCCAACGCCGACAACCCGCCGCCGGCCACGCCGTACTACTCCGACTACAACAACGACCGGCCCGCCCAGAGCCCCGGCTCGGCCCAGTTCCCGTCGGCGTCGCCGTACCCGGGCTCCGCGGGCGCGCAGTACCCGCCGTCCACCTACGGATCGCAGTTCCCGGCCCACGACGCCCACCAGGCGCCGAACTACCCCGCGAACTACTCCGCGCCGGAACCGCCGCCCGGCCCCACCAGCTACTCGCCGACGGTCTACGGCCGCTCCCGCCCGGACGACGAGCCGGACCGGCCCGACGACCCGCAGGAGACCCGCCGGATCAATCCGTGACCGCGCCCGGCAGCCACTCGCCGATCGTCGCCCGCACCCGGGCGTCGGCGAAGAACGCCGTGTGCGCGACGGTGCTCGGTGCCGGGACCACGAACGGGTCGGCGATCCGGTACTCCCCGGCCTCGTAGACGCCCCGCGTCGGCACGACGAGGTCGTTCCCGGCTCCGAAGAACGGGTCGACGATCGCGTTCAGCGCTTTCAGGCGCAGGTCGCCGTCCGCGGGGGTGAAGTCCGACGTCACCGCGCGCACCCAGCCGGCGCCACGCACCGCGCCGCCGATCGCGCGCCGGTTGGCGTCCGCGACCGCCGGGTTGCCCGGATCCATCGCGGTCAGGCCGGCCAGCCCGGTGAAGACGCCGGTCGCGATCTGTTTGACCAGCTCGATCACGCTCTCGACGGTCGCCGTCGACAGCTCCTCGGGGAGCAGCGACAGCAGGTTCGTGAAGACGTCGAGCAGCGTCGTCCACCGCTTCGGCGACGCCAGCACCGTGCCGTCGTTCGGCGTTCCGACGTGGATCAGCCGGCGGACGTGCGGGGCCGGCACCCCCGCCGCTCCGGCCGACCCCGGGTCGGCGATCCGGCGGCCGACCAGGCCACCCCGGGAGTGCGTGAGCACGTCGAGCGTGACCGGCCGGTCACGCGGTAATCGTTCGAGGAACCAGCGTGCGTTCGCCGACGGGTCGACGTGCAGCGTCTGGTGGTCGAAGCCGAGCACGCGCCCCTCGTAGCGGGCGACGAGTTCGGCCAGGCCAGGGCCTTCTCCGGGCCGGGCGAGCCCGGCGAAACCGCTGCGTATCGTGCTGAACGTTCCGTGCACGAGCAGCAGAAAGGGCTTGTCGGCCAGCTCGGCGAGACGGGCCGTGGCCACGCCGTCGGGCGGCGGCACGTCGGCCAGCGTCTCCGGCGTGAGCAGGTTGAGCGAGTGGGGACGGTGGCGGTTCTCCCACCAGCCGACGACCACCTGACCGGCGGCGGCCGCGGCCGACTCGATCGGGAACCGGATCAGGTGCAGCACCTTCCGGAGCCCGAAGCCGACGAGCGCCCGGCGGTCGTCCTGCTGCACCGGGACCCGGAACACCTGCCCGAGCCCGGCACGGACCGGGGCGGCACCGCGGCGCGGGGCGCCCGTACCGTCGGCGATCGCGGCCGCGGTGGTGACCGCCTCGACGTCCACGTGCCACCGCACCAGGCCGACGTCGTCGACCTCCAGCACCACCTGGCCCTCGTCGGGGCCGGGCGCGGGCACCGTCACCTCGACGTACGGCGCCTCGCCGGTGAAACCGCGGGCCGAGACGGCGAGGTCGTCGAGCGGCACGCCGAGCACCACACGCATCCCGGCCGCGGCGAGCAGCGGCGCGAGCGGGGCCGCGGCCCCGGACAGGTCGTCGGCCAGCACGCTCCGTACCGTTCCGGGAC contains:
- a CDS encoding DUF7379 domain-containing protein yields the protein MPELERDHELELADGVRISSSGVSAVVGAVRRPGTVRSVLADDLSGAAAPLAPLLAAAGMRVVLGVPLDDLAVSARGFTGEAPYVEVTVPAPGPDEGQVVLEVDDVGLVRWHVDVEAVTTAAAIADGTGAPRRGAAPVRAGLGQVFRVPVQQDDRRALVGFGLRKVLHLIRFPIESAAAAAGQVVVGWWENRHRPHSLNLLTPETLADVPPPDGVATARLAELADKPFLLLVHGTFSTIRSGFAGLARPGEGPGLAELVARYEGRVLGFDHQTLHVDPSANARWFLERLPRDRPVTLDVLTHSRGGLVGRRIADPGSAGAAGVPAPHVRRLIHVGTPNDGTVLASPKRWTTLLDVFTNLLSLLPEELSTATVESVIELVKQIATGVFTGLAGLTAMDPGNPAVADANRRAIGGAVRGAGWVRAVTSDFTPADGDLRLKALNAIVDPFFGAGNDLVVPTRGVYEAGEYRIADPFVVPAPSTVAHTAFFADARVRATIGEWLPGAVTD
- a CDS encoding DUF1028 domain-containing protein, giving the protein MTFSVVGRDPVTGELGVGVASCVLAVGRAVPWGKAGVGVVVTQSQPRRGYGPHALAGLEAGVPVGRVLPTLLSRDAGAAGRQVAILAADGSVAVHTGEECLAASGDRYGDGWSVQGNLLRSPDVLDAMVDAYLRNPLPLAERLLVTLEAGEAAGGDLRGRQSASLLVVGGKRLAEPWDGVAVDLRVDHARDPLAQLRQLLSLQRGYEGGDSAALADLAPDSTKAMHAALEAARRGDLEGARAAVAELRRNPQWEEWLRSGAVAGRFPHLTQLLD